In Marinobacter sp. es.048, the following proteins share a genomic window:
- a CDS encoding glycosyltransferase: MATVSVVTPTYNRARFLPDAVASVLAQTYADLELIVVDDGSVDNTRKVLEPFLSDGRVRYFYQENQGQSHARNHAIEQATGDFIAFLDSDDLWAPYKLKKQLAILKANPDVDVIHGDEAMIDEQGSVISLENMKRYSGYITRYLLADNSVSIATVLVRRRCFDEMGGFDTSMGVADDYELWLRFSARYLFHYEPCIVASYRVMADQISSDKRRRFAANEKIIRTFLARHGEVLSVRDRRWGLARFFCRKARYFASVGERYVATGAVARAFWYAPLAPVVWRALYRVIVPR; the protein is encoded by the coding sequence ATGGCAACCGTTAGCGTAGTGACGCCAACCTACAACAGGGCCCGGTTCCTGCCGGATGCCGTTGCGAGTGTCCTGGCGCAGACTTACGCGGATCTTGAGCTCATTGTTGTGGATGATGGCTCTGTTGATAATACGCGCAAAGTGCTGGAGCCGTTCCTGTCTGACGGGCGGGTGCGGTATTTCTACCAGGAAAATCAGGGCCAGAGCCATGCCCGCAATCATGCCATCGAGCAGGCGACGGGAGATTTTATCGCGTTTCTCGATTCTGACGATCTCTGGGCGCCATACAAACTGAAGAAGCAGTTAGCGATTCTCAAGGCAAATCCCGACGTCGATGTTATCCATGGTGACGAGGCCATGATTGATGAGCAGGGCTCAGTTATAAGCTTGGAGAACATGAAGCGTTATTCCGGTTACATCACACGTTACCTGTTGGCTGACAACAGCGTTAGCATTGCCACGGTTCTGGTGAGGCGGCGATGTTTTGATGAGATGGGTGGATTTGATACGTCAATGGGCGTGGCTGATGACTACGAGCTGTGGCTGAGGTTTTCCGCAAGATACCTTTTCCACTACGAACCGTGCATTGTCGCCTCATACCGCGTGATGGCGGATCAGATTTCCTCTGACAAGCGTAGGCGTTTCGCGGCAAACGAAAAGATTATTCGTACATTCCTGGCGCGGCATGGTGAGGTGCTTTCTGTGCGTGATCGTCGTTGGGGGTTGGCTCGATTTTTCTGTCGTAAGGCGCGATATTTCGCCAGCGTGGGAGAACGGTACGTTGCCACCGGTGCTGTGGCCCGCGCATTTTGGTATGCGCCACTGGCTCCGGTTGTCTGGCGAGCGCTCTATCGTGTAATCGTGCCGAGGTGA